From Mucilaginibacter gotjawali:
GAGCTTGAAAAAGAAGGCATCCATGCTGAAGTGATTGATTTGCGTACTGTGCGCCCTATCGATTATGATACCGTGATCACTTCCGTTAAAAAAACAAACCGTTTGGTTATTGTTGAAGAAAGCTGGCCTTTAGGCTCGATAGCTACCGAAGTTGCCTTTAAGGTACAGAAAGATGCTTTTGATTACCTGGATGCACCGGTATTGCGCATTATGGGCGGAGACGTTCCATTGCCATACGCACCAACATTGATACAGGAATACCTTCCGAACCCTGAAAGAGTGATCAAGGCGGTAAAAGAAGTAATGTATGTTACTAAATAAGTTGATTGGGTGAATGGTTGATTGAGTTAGACTAAGTTATATGAATATTATAACGAGTTGGCTGGCAAAAGAAACTGGTTGTTTCAACTCACGAACCTAATCTAACTTAATCCAACATAATCAACTTAAAATATAGACCTGCTATGCAAATAGCAGGTTTTTTTATTACTTTACGTTTTTAAAAACTACCTGTTATGAAAAAATTAGCTTTAAAGCCGGTGTCCGGCCGGTCAATACTTTTGGTAGCAGCTATCTGCCTGGGTACACTGGGTGTTATGGCGCAGGCACCTGCAAAAAAGGCTGCAAAAGCGCTTGTTGCACCTGCTGCGGCAAAACCAATAATTGCTCCTAAATCAGTACCGGCCATTATAGATGCTTTTTTTAAAAAATATAAAGACAAAGGTGCAGATACGGCCATCGACTACCTTTTTGGTACGAATAAATTATTAGCTAACCTGCCTCAGCTCCCGGTTTTAAAAGCCAAATTGGATTCACTGCCGATATCAGCGGGTAAATACATGGGGCATGAATTGATCGCACAAAAAAGTGCGTCGCCAAGTTTATTTTTCTACAGCTATCTTGTCAAATTCGAAAATCAGCCATACCGCTTTACGTTTATGTTTTATAAACCAGGGAACGAGTGGGAGCTATACCGGTTTAAATATGATGACCAGCTGGATTCGGAACTGGAAGAGGCAGGAAAGATCAATAATAAACACCCGTAGGGACACAAAATATTGTGTCCCTGCAATATTTCCCCTCCCCAATAAATCTTATTGGGAAGTTCAATAAATATCCATAATTTTAGTGAACCATTATAAACCCGTTCGGCTTCAATAGAATGCCTTGCGGACTTATTTCTTTTTATAACCAAATTAACTAATGATGATGACTAAAAAAATGATCCTCAACGGCGTTCGCCTTGTTGCGGGCTGCTTGCTTGTTGTTTTATGTTTAGGTGTAAGCGCTTTCAAATTTGCAGGACACCTGGCGGTTGCTTCAGTCCCCGGAAAAATTAAAAATGCAGTAGCTGACAGTGGGTGGCGGCAGCTTTTTAACGGAAAAAACCTGGACGGGTGGAAACAGGTTGGTCCGGGCTCCAGGTACGTTGAAAACGGATTGACCGGCAGCCATGGCGGAATGGGCCTTTGCTACTGGACGAAAGAAAAGTTTGGCGATTGCGTGATCCGTATTGTTTATAAAATGCAAAAAGAAAACAGCAACTCCGGTTTTTTCATCCGCATACCCATTGAACCGCGCGAAGCCTGGATGCCTGTGTTTTATGGGTATGAGGTACAGATCGACAACCATCCGGAAACCTCCGGCGAAGATGACTACCATGTTACCGGTACTTTGTATTCACTAACCAAACCACATGCCAAACCCGGTAAACCCGGCCCGCAATGGAACGTGATGGAAATAACGCTGGATGGCGCACGTACCATCGTCAAAGTAAACGGCGAACTGGTGACCGACTATACAGAAGGCGACCCTACCCCCGAACGGAAGTTTGATTTCGAACCATTCCGTGGTTTAAGGCCAAATTATGGTTATATCGGGATGCAGAACCATGGCGATGATGACATTGTATTTTTTAAAACGGTTGAGGTAAGGCCGCTTCACCTTCAATAAATTAAATTGACATGGAAGAAAATAAAAACGAAACACCAAAAAACACGATAAGCCGCGGCGATTTCATTAAAAAATCAGCGCTGGCAACAGCAGGCTTTTATATAGTGCCACGCTTTGTTTTAGGCGGAAAAGGTTATACAGCACCAAGCGATAAATTGTACATTGCAGCGGTAGGAACCGGGGGCGAGGCCGAAAATGATATACACCATTATGCCACCGCGCCAAAAAAGAATGCAGAAATTGCTTTTTTGTGCGATGTGGACGAGCGCCCGGGCATGCAGCGGATGAAAGAGTTTCCAAAAGCGAAATTTTACCACGACTGGCGCGAAATGTTTGATAAGGAGCATAAGAATTTCGATGCGGTTACTGTGGCTATTCCTGATCATAACCACGCCATCGTTGGCCACAGCGCTATGCAGATGAAGAAACATTTATATCTGCAAAAACCTTTAACACATGATATTTACGAGGCCCGCGTATTAACCGAAGCCGCAAAAAAATACCAGGTGGTTACCCAAATGGGCGACCAGGGCGCCTCATGCGATGGCATGCGCACCATGCGCGAATGGTTTGAAGCCGGCCTGATTGGCGATATTGAAAAAGTTTATTGCTGGACCGACAGGCCCGTTTGGCCGCAGGGCATTTCATGGCCGGCATCAAAACCACCGGTACCTAAAGAACTGAAATGGGACCTGTGGCTGGGCACTGCAAACTATGTTGATTACATCGACAACCTCGTCCCCTTTAACTGGCGCGGGTGGTGGCAATTTGGCACAGGGGCTTTGGGCGATATGGGCTGTCATATCATGGGCCCACCGTTTAAACTGCTTGAACTGGGTTACCCCACAGAAATATCAGGTAGTGCCAGCACGGTTTATACAGGCATTTTTAAAGAGGGTGTATTCCCTGAAAGCGGGCCGGTTTCCAGCTCCATCAAATTCAATTTCACCCTAAAAAATGGCAAACTGCTTGACCTGTACTGGATGGATGGCGGCATTACGCCCGAGCGCCTTGCAGAACTAGATCCGGACGTAAATATGAACGAGGCGTTAGGTGATATCCCAAGTGAAAATGATTTTGAGGGATGTACGCTGTTCATTGGTACCAAAGGAAAAGTATCCTGCGGATGGGGTGGCAGCCACCCCAGGTTGTTGCCGCTTTCGCTGAACAAAGATGTGCATGTGCCTGAGAAATATCCGCGCATAGAAGGCGGCATGGACGGCCACTGGTGGCAATGGGTGGATGCTGCAATAGCAGGTTATGGTAAAATGGAAGTGGATTCGCCTTTTGAAGGCTATGCCGGCCCGCTTACCGAAACTGTGTTGCTGGGTAACCTTTTACTGCGCAGCTTTGATATCCAGGAAAAAATAAAACGCAACGACCCTGTATACGGGCAAATGGAAGGCCTGAAATTCAGCGGGCGGTACACAGGTTTAAAATGGGATGGCGCCAATATGCGGGTAACCAATTACGAACCCGCCAACCAGTTTATTCGCCGTACCTACCGCGAGGGTTGGGGCGACCTGAAGTTATAACTCTTTTTTACCCCGGTGATTTGCTCATCAATCACCGGGGTGCATTTTAAAGGGCTGCAATATCAATAGCATAAGCTGACACGGATCAAACAATCTAAATTCGTGATATTCGTTTCAATTCGTGAAATTCGTGCACTATAATTATGCCCGTAGAAAAGCTCCCCTTTAAAAAACAAATTGCCTATGCCTGCGGGATGATCGGCTGGAGCATCATGACCAATATCATCATCGTGATGCTGCCTTATTTTTATTTGCCGCCATCCAGTTCAGGCTTGATACCGCTGGTTCCCCAGTTCCTGGTTTTTGGGGTGCTGAATATCATGTCGCTTATAGCGGCTTCCGGCCGGCTGGTCGATGCTGTTTACGATCCTTTTATTGCCTCGATGAGTGATAAAAGCGGCCATCGCAAAGGGCGACGCATCCCCTTTATGAAATGGGCCATACTGCCTGCTGTGCTTTTTTGCGGCCTTACCTTTTGCCCATTGGTTAGGGGTGAGAGTATGCACAATGCTTTCTGGATTATCATTACCTTAATAGGTTTTTTTATGGGTGCTACTACCTATATCATCCCCTATAATGCCCTGCTGCCCGAACTCACCGATACCGGCGCTGAAAAAGTTAAACTATCATCTTTTCAGCAGGTGGGTTTTGTTATCGGCATTATCATCAGCGCACTGGTAAATAATTTCGCCGACCTGGTACAGCATCTTTTTGACGTTACCAACCGCGATTCAGCCGTTCAATATACTATCTGGGGTTTAGCTGTTTTTGCAGGTATCATTATGCTGATACCCGTCTTGGCTATCGACGAGCGAAAATACCTGGTAAGTAAAAAACCTACGCATTTGCCTATATTGCTGGCTATCCGGAAAACTTTTAGCCAGCGTAATTTTAAATACTACCTCATTTCCGATTTCTCCTTTTATATGGCATTAAGCATCATATCCAGCGGCTTATTGTATTTTGTTACCGTGTTGCTTCACCTGCCCGAGTCAATGGGGGGCCTGCTGATGGGAACGATGGTAATTGGCTCATTGATATTTTATCCCCTGATCAATTATATCTCTCATAAGCATGGCAAAAAGAGCCTGGTGCTGTTTTCTTTCGCCTTGCTGAGCCTGATTTTTGCCATGATCTACTTTTTAGGCAAATTCCCGGTTTCTCCGAAGGCGCAGGTCTATACGCTGGTTTTATTAGCGGCTTTCCCGCTGGCGTCGCTGGGTATTTTACCTAACGCCATCCTTGCAGAAATAGCCGAACGGGACGCCCGGGTAACAGGCGAAAACCGGGAAGGGATGTTTTTTGCAGTAAAATTCCTGTTTGTAAAACTGGGGCAAACTTTGGGAATAGCACTGTTTGCCTTTTTAACTGTTTATGGTAAAGACCCCGGTCATGATTATGGCCTGCGCCTTAATGGCATCTGCGGTTTTGTGCTTTGTTTGATCGCCTTTGTTTTCTTTACCCGTTTCCGGGAAAGGAAAATTGGTTGATTGAGTTGAATAAGTTGATTGAGTTTAACTTTAATCAACATTTAAATACAAACTACAGCTCACCCTACCTTACCGTATTATTCGGCCTGGCGTAAACCAGGTGCATTACGTTGATATTGCGCATGGCAAAAGCAGCTTCGCAATAACACAAATAATAGTTCCATTTGCGGATGAACGTTTCATCAAAGCCAAGCGATTTTACTTTGGCGAGATTTGCATTAAAGGCATCATGCCAGAGTTTCAGGGTTTTGGCATAATCAAGGCCGATATCTTTCAGGTCGACCAGGGTTAAGTCGCCGGTTTTATTGATGGAATGATTTATGGCGCCAACAGAGGGGAGCAGTGAGCCCGGGAAAATATGTTTCTGGATCCAGTCCACGCCTTTGCGCAGGCTCTCAAACCTTGAGTCGGGCGAGGTGATTACCTGCAGCGCCAGTATCCCGTTTTTCTTTAACAACTCATGGCATTTTTTAAAGTAAACGTCCATAAATTTATAGCCAACGGCCTCCAGCATTTCAACGGATACAATCTTATCGAAGGTGCCATCCATCAGGCGGTAATCTTTCAGCAGGATTTTTACTTTGCCACTCAATCCTTCAGCTTCCACGCGCTCAACAGCCATTTTATGCTGCTCTTCGGAGATAGTTAATGAGGTAACTTTGCAGCCATAAGTTTTGGCCATGTAAATGGCGTTGCCGCCCCATCCGCTGCCGATCTCCAGCACATGGTCCTGTGGTTTTAAATGCAGCTGGCGGCATAAGCGTTCATATTTGGCCAATTGTGCTTCCTGCAGGGATAACCCATCACGGTAGAAATAAGCGCTGGAATAGGTCATGGTCGGATCCAGGAAGCTGGCGAAAAAATCATTGTTCAGGTCGTAATGTTCCGAAATGTTCTTTCGTGATCCTTCAACGGTATTAGCTCTTTTTTTGTGAAACAGCTTATTATAGATCTTCAGCAAGTTAAGCGACACGGTTTGTATATTACTGCCCGAAACACCGGGCGCATTCTCAACATTAAGCAGTACCCATTTAATCACATTGGTAATATTGTCCGTCTCCCACAAACCATCCACATAGGCTTCGCCAAAACCAATATCGCCATATAAAATAACACGTTTATAAAACGCTTCGCTATTTATGATGATGTTCGCAGTAATTGTACTATCACCATTTCCCATAGCGATCTTTTCGCCGTTTGGCAGGGTAAGGTATAAAGTTCCGTTCTCCATTTTGGAAAGGAATTTCAAAACAATATCCTGGTATAAACTCCCTTTTTTTGCGATAGTAATGGTATTGGCCATAATTCAATAAATGCTGTACGTGTTGCGTGAAATATGTACGTAAAATAATTGGTTGAAAGTTTTGTTAAGGTACAAAAAATTAAATTAATTATAAGGACGATACACCTCTTTTTGCAGCGGGAGGTCGTCTCCTTTTTTATGGTAGGGGATCTTTTTTAGCCAAAGTTTTAATGCCTGCCAGTGTATCAAACTTATTATTTTTAGCGTGATAAATGGAAAACTCAAAAAATAAAGCAGCAGCGTGGCGTCTTTTAAAGGCTTGCGCCTGCCACTTAAGGTGCTGGTAAAAAAACGGTTACCGTCTTTGTCATAATCATCAATTTTTACCTGTAATTTTTCGCCGGGGATGTGCAGGTCGAAATCAAAATTGGTATCCATGTCAATAAATGGTGACACGTAAAAAAACTTGGTGGTATTCAGTTTAAACTCTTCGTCCTTCAGCGTTTCGCAACCCAAAAAATAGGGCTTCATTTCAAGGAAAGTATTACAGACCTCCACTATGGAACATACTATTTGGCCCGCCTCATCATAACAATAATAAAACGATACCGGGTTAAACTGGTAACCCAGGGTGCACAAATTAGTAAGCACCATAATGCGGCCGTTGCCGATAGCAACGCCGTTTGATGCTAAATAATTGGTGATATGCGCCCGGATATTTTGGGAGGTATCTGGTTTTTCTTTCGGTAATTGCAAATGGTCCTTATCCCTGAAATTGAAAAGATTGAACCGGTTGCGACTCATGAATTTCAGCTTTTCGGAAAGGCTGTCGATCTCATCCAGGTCTAAATAAAACATAAATACGTTGTAATGGAACCGGTGCACTTTAGGCGCCAGGCGGTGGTGCATTACTTTTGCTTTATAGAGGCAGGAATTCATCATGTAATCTACGAAAAATAGTAAGAATCAGATGGATTAGATTTGCGAACTTCTGAACTTTAGATAATGAGAAAAGTTTCATTTTAACAAAACTTTTTTATCTTGCTTAATAATAAAAGAGATGAAAACATACACTTTGGATGAAGTTCAGGATAAACTTATCGGTAAAATTGGTATGCCAAACCTAGACGAGTTCGAAAAAGAATTACAAGTAGATTCAACGCAAATATTCACTAAGCGAGAAACCAAAACCACCTTGCAGAAAGATTTGTTTGGTGGAAGAATAAATAAAATGCAATAAAAAAAATGAAAGTGCCACTTTCGCTTATATTTTAACTCAATATGGATTTTCAAGCACTGCCGATTGGTAATATTCTATTAGAAATCAATAATCAGCCTGACCCGGTACAAGCGTTTAAAAACATTCTTAATTTTTGTGACATTGCATTGTCGTCGAAAATCTGGGAAACATTTAGAAAAATGGATTTGCAAAAAGATGCAGAGGCATCAACTATTTGGTTACAGCAAACTATCGATGAATTTTCGAACACAAAAGGAATATACTTAGGGCTTGATACTTTAAACATGGAGAATGGCAGTGGTTCCAACGTAGAAATTGGTTTAAATTCAGATTGCGATCCCAGTATTTTATCTGATGGGTGGACATACGATTGTGATAATTACGGAGAGTCCCACTTAATTGAAGGGTTGTGGCTCGTTTCAGATAGTTTTATTAGTGAAGAGAGGTGGTCTGATGATGAACGAAGATTTTCGGAATATACAATTTTTTTGGGCTATAGCGGACTGGTTCTAAGAGAGGCTTTATTAAATCTTAAAACGAATAATGATTTTATTTCGATATGGGGTTTTCACGATGGTGATATGTTCTTTTTAGTGAATAAAAAAGATGGAAAAATGAACTTAATCGCAAATACTGATAGTTAATGTTTCAAAAAGTCATTCTATCAGCAAGTAATTTTACGCACAACTCCACCGCGCTGGCAAAGGCATCCTCGTGAAACCCATATTTAAAATAGCTGCCGCAAAAATAAACCGGACCCGTTTCATTAAGCCGGTGCAGTTCGGCCTGGGCATTGATGGCAGGCACGTCAAATAGCGGGTGTTCATAATCCAGTTCTTTGATGATTTTTCTTTCATCGAGCCCATTATGCGGGTTGATGGAAACAAAATAATCCTTTTTATCTGATACCTGCTGCAGGCGGTTCATCCAGTAAATGGTGGTGGGCGTCAGTTTGCCCTCCTGCATTTGGATGCGGTAGTTCCAGCTGCTCCAGGCCAGTTTGGCTTTGGGCATAATGCTGGTATCGGTATGCAGCACTGCCTTATTATACTGGTATTTGAATTTCGACAATAGCCGTTCCTCTGCGCCGGTCGGTGCTTCCAGCATTTGGAGTGCCTGGTCGCCGTGCGCGGCAATAATTACCCTGTCGAATGTTTCCTGTGTGCCATCGGAAGCATGAATCACCACTTTGCCGGTTGCCTGCCGCTCAACCTTTACCGCCTTGCGGTTGATGCTGATGCGGTCTTTAAAGGGCTTGATGAGGATTTCGCGGTAGGCCCGGCTGCCTTTTTCAAGGGTGTACCACTGGTGCTGGGTATCGAGCCCTAAAAAACCGTGGTTAAGGAAAAACCTGATGAGCGTTACCGCCGGAAAATCAAGCATCTGCTCCATTGGCGTCGACCAAACGGCCGAACTCATCGGCACCAGGTATTTCCACAGCATATCCTCGCCAAAATCAAATTCCTTAACGTATTCACCTATGGAGTAATTGGCATATTTGGGATCGTCCAGGATCTTTATACTTTCCTTGTTAAACCTGCCGATCTGGTTCAGCATTTTGAGGTATTTAAGGTTGAAAAGATTTTTACGCTGGGCGAACAGGTGGTTGACGCTCGATCCGCTGTACTCCAATCCGCTCGGCACATGCTGTACACTGAACGACATATCCGTCTTTTTTACCGGGGCTTTGATCTCATCAAAAAGCTTACAAAGGTTTGGATAGGTTTTAAAATTAAACACCATAAAACCCGTGTCAATATAAACCGGCTTGCCATCTTCGTCAACGGTAACCGTGTTGGTATGGCCGCCTACATAATCATTTTGTTCGTAAATCGTAAGGTCACTTTGCTGATGCAGAAAGTGGGCACATCCCATGCCTGCTATGCCCGTCCCGATAATGGCTGTTTTGCCCCCTAACCTCCGCCCATTGGCGGAGGAGCTTATAGTGCCTGTATTCATTTCCATGTAGTATCAATATTTTATTCCTCCCCCTTTAGGGGGTTTGGGGGCATACAGTTTTTAAAAATGTTGCTACCGCGAAGGTAGACAATTGTCCGCCCGGGCCGTTTAAATTATAATCAAAGCCATGGGTGGCCCATGGCAGTTTAAGCCAGTAATGTTTAATGCCGTTTTGTTGCAGTTTTAAGTTGAGCCGGCGGCTATGCTCAGGCGAAACCAGTACATCGTTACTGCCATGAATGACCAACGTAGGCGGCGACTTTTTGCTCACAAATTCCAATGGAGAGCAGGCAAAATACTTTTGAGGAACTTTGCTGTAAGTGCCTCCGATATAATCCTCCATTACCTTCCTTGAGTCCATGATCAGCGGGTTAGACGGGATGGAATATCCCCAAACCATATCTTCCGGTCCATAAAAATCAATTACACCCTTTAACGAGGGTTCATTGATCGTATAAGCGGCCAACGTAGCGATCTGTGCGCCGGCCGAGCGGCCAAGCAATACAAAATTCTTGGTATCAATGTGCAGCTCATCCGCGTGTGTTTTTAAATAAGCTATAGCTGCCTGTATATCCTCCACAGGTGCCGGTGTTTGCCACTTTGGCGCCATGCGATAGTTTATAGCGGCTACATTATAACCCTTTAAAGCAAGGTAACTGTTTAATTCAGGCAGTTGCCTGCTGTCGCCGCCCGCCCAGGAGCCTCCGTGGACTACAATTACACAGGGCCGGTTTAATAAAAAATCACCATCTGCCGATTGCGCCGGATAGAAATCGAGTTTAAGGGTTGTATCGTTGTATTTTACGTAGTCAAATGTTTTGTAAGAAACCGCCTTTGTAACATTGAATAGCCTGAAAAAACTAAAAGAGGAATCAAAATTCGGATCAGCATTAAATGCCTGTTCCATGTTTTTCTTAAGGTCTTTCGCTACCCACCAGGCCCTTACAATTGGCGATAAAAAGATCAGCATGGTTACCACGCCTAAAACAGTACCGGCCATTTGATATTTATGCGCCCAAAAACCGGTTAATGTTAACACCAGGCTGATGCCGAAGAAAATGAGCGGAAATTCAGTCACCACGATAGCCAGCAGCCAAAGGTGATATTCGGGGGCTTTTAAAAATGCCAGCAGGGAGATGAGGGAAACAATAATGAGCAAGTAGAATCGGATCATAGAAAAATTATTATGTAGAGACGCAATACTTTGCGTCTCTTAACGGCATCAAATTATTTTGCGTTTTTGTGAAATAAATAATGGCTCACGATCCATTCGTTACCCTTGTTAAAATTCCATAATTCTGCACAGGCCATATAAAATATGCGCCAGTAAACCCACCATTTTACGGCCTGGTCATGGCCATAGGTGGTTTCAAAAAGAGGCATGATCTCCGCTTTATGCGCGTCCATGTTTTTTAGCCATGCCTCGGCTGTTTTGCCGTAATGGGTGCCGTTAACATGCCAGTGCTTTTCGACAGATAAATCATCGTTAAAATAAAATAGCAGGTCGTCGCTGGGCATAATGCCGCCGGTAAAAAAGTATTTACTCATCCAGTCGGTATCGTCCTTTACCTCAAATAGGTAGGCATATTCCTTATGAGTGAAAATATGGATAAAAAGCTTCCCGTCGGGTTTTAAAAAGGAGGCCACCTTTTTCATCAGTAACTGGTAATTGCGCATGTGTTCAAACATCTCGACAGACACCACCCGGTCGAATTGCTCATCAATGCTAAAGGTATTCATGTCGGCGGTGATCACCGTCAAATTTTTAATGCCGCGTTGTTTGGCCTGTTCGTCGATATGTTGTTTTTGCGTGCGCGAATTTGATACTACCTTAAACGTACTCCCCGGAAATTTTGCAGCCATGTAAAGCGACAGTGAACCCCAGCCGCAACCCAGTTCCAACACAGCCTGGCCATTGGCCAGTTCCGCACGCTGGCAGGTGAGTCCCAGCATATCGTCTTCCGAGGTATCAATATCCGTTACGCCCGGTTTCCAGTACCCGCTGGAGTATTTGAGGTTTTTGCCCAGGCAGTACTGGTAAAATTGCGTTGGTACTTCATAATGCTGCTGGTTGGCATCTGCCGTATTTACGGCGATGGGCGATGCTTTAAGCTGATCGATCAGCGCCATCAGGTGTGCCTGCTGTGTTTCCACATCGCCTTTGTTTTCATCATCCAGCCGCTGCTGTAATAACTTCCGGATGCCCTGCCGCAATAAAAAATCAGGGACTTTGTTTTGTTCAATCAGTTTATCGTACCACATGTGTGCAGGTTTGGCTTTTGCCAAATCGTTTTTTAAATGTAATTGTTTTGTGCAGGATTTACGTTTTTTGAAAAGGTACGGATTGCGAAAATTAAAATTTTAGAGCTTTTAGCTATATTCCAGGATGAGCGAAGGGAAAAATTGCATTACCCTCTTTAACGCATGCGTTAGAGAGGGTCGACCAGCGTAGCGCAGTCGGGGTGAGTAAACTCGCCGCCCTGCATTGGCGGTAATGTCCGCCGGGGTTGACTCACCCGGTCATCGCTTTGCTTGACCACCCTCTCTTTTGCAGGCAAAAAAGAGGGTAGAAAACTTTTTTTTAATGTTCTTCATTCATCGTAATAATATTGATATAAAACATTTACTGATTTAATAGTAAATTCAGCGCTGTTAATTTTACTACTGATAACTGACCCCATATTTATGAAAAAACTGATCTTTTTAGCTGGCTTCTGCTTTACTATTGCCCTGTCCCATGCCCAGGATGCACAAAAGGCTATTTTTTACGAAGTGTCTTTCGCCAATGCTGCGCACCACGAGGCGGAGATCATGATCACCATCCCTTCGGCGCCTTCCGGGCCATTTAATGTGCGGATGAGCCGTTCATCAGCGGGGCGCTATGCCACGCACGAGTTTGGCAAAAATGTTTACAATGTAACTGCCTCAACTGTTGATGGCGCAACTATCGCCTTAAAGCAATTGGAGGGCGACGTTTTCCAGGTGGCCGAAGATCACCCGGCTACGGTAAGGATCAGTTATACGCTTTTTGCCAACTGGACCGACGGCACCTACGCCAGTATTGACGAAAGCCACGCGCATCTGAATATGCCTGCCGCCTTTATGTGGGTGGTTGGTAAAGAACAGGAGGCACGGCCGGTAAAATTTGCATTTAACGACCTGGATAAATATGGCTGGAAAGTGGCTACCCAATTGAAACATGAAGGTGCCAATGTGTACAGCGCGCCTAACCTGCAATACATGATGGATAGCCCTACCGAACTGTCAAACTTTAAAGAAAGCAGCTGGGATGTGGTGAATACCGATGGTAAAACCGAAAAGATCAACCTAACCGTACACTCGGACGATGCACAGCCGGTGATTGATAACTTTGGTAAAATGGTGCAAAAAATGGTGCTGGAAGAGAAAGCCGTATTTGGTGAGTTGCCGGCCTATGATTTCGGCGAATATACTTTTTTGGATGATGTTTACCCGACAGTCTCGGGCGACGGTATGGAGCACCGTAACTCTACCTGTATCGTACAGCCGATTGATAAGGTAGAGGGGAATGAAGTGCGTTTATTAAGTACTTTTTCGCATGAGTATTTTCATAGCTGGAATGTGAAACGCATACGCCCCAAATCATTAGAGCCTTTTAATTTCGAGCATGCAAATATGAGCAGCGAGCTTTGGTTTGCTGAAGGTTTTACCCAATATTATGGCGAACTGCTGCTGGAGCGGTCCGGCTTTCATACGGTTGATGATTATACCCGTACTTTGAGCGGGCTGGTTAATTCGGTACTGCATACGCCTGCCGCGGCCAAATACCCGCCGACCCAGATGAGCCGTTACGCTGTATTTGCGGATGCCGGTGTTTCCATCGATCCGAACAATGATAACAATGTATTTACCAGCTATTACCTATATGGAGGCGCCACTGCACTGGCGCTCGACCTGATCCTGCGCAGCGATTTTCACCTGACGCTGGACGATTATATGCGCACCGTTTGGCTGGACAGGGGTAAAGTAATGAAACCTTATACCGTACCCGACCTGCAGGCCGACCTTGCCAAAGTAACCAATAGCCCCAAATTTGCTGCTGACTTTTTTAACCACTGCATTTATGGGGTTGATAAAAGCAATTACGAAACACTGCTGGCCAAAGCCGGGCTATTGCTGCGCAAAGCGGCGCCGGGCAAAGCATGGGCAGGTTCCTTAACCGGCTCGGGCCGCAGGGGCCGGTCGGGCCAGGCGCGTACCAGCGGCAGCGAAGGCATCCCTATTTTAACCAGTACTGTAATAGGCACGCCGGTTTATAAAGCAGGCCTTGA
This genomic window contains:
- a CDS encoding M61 family metallopeptidase, which translates into the protein MKKLIFLAGFCFTIALSHAQDAQKAIFYEVSFANAAHHEAEIMITIPSAPSGPFNVRMSRSSAGRYATHEFGKNVYNVTASTVDGATIALKQLEGDVFQVAEDHPATVRISYTLFANWTDGTYASIDESHAHLNMPAAFMWVVGKEQEARPVKFAFNDLDKYGWKVATQLKHEGANVYSAPNLQYMMDSPTELSNFKESSWDVVNTDGKTEKINLTVHSDDAQPVIDNFGKMVQKMVLEEKAVFGELPAYDFGEYTFLDDVYPTVSGDGMEHRNSTCIVQPIDKVEGNEVRLLSTFSHEYFHSWNVKRIRPKSLEPFNFEHANMSSELWFAEGFTQYYGELLLERSGFHTVDDYTRTLSGLVNSVLHTPAAAKYPPTQMSRYAVFADAGVSIDPNNDNNVFTSYYLYGGATALALDLILRSDFHLTLDDYMRTVWLDRGKVMKPYTVPDLQADLAKVTNSPKFAADFFNHCIYGVDKSNYETLLAKAGLLLRKAAPGKAWAGSLTGSGRRGRSGQARTSGSEGIPILTSTVIGTPVYKAGLDAGDVILKIDGKEVKEEKEVDDIVATKNIGDKIVVSYKNRTGNHETTVTLEENPYQEVVTFEKAGKELTQGQKDFRSKWLSSKVQ
- a CDS encoding alpha/beta hydrolase; this encodes MIRFYLLIIVSLISLLAFLKAPEYHLWLLAIVVTEFPLIFFGISLVLTLTGFWAHKYQMAGTVLGVVTMLIFLSPIVRAWWVAKDLKKNMEQAFNADPNFDSSFSFFRLFNVTKAVSYKTFDYVKYNDTTLKLDFYPAQSADGDFLLNRPCVIVVHGGSWAGGDSRQLPELNSYLALKGYNVAAINYRMAPKWQTPAPVEDIQAAIAYLKTHADELHIDTKNFVLLGRSAGAQIATLAAYTINEPSLKGVIDFYGPEDMVWGYSIPSNPLIMDSRKVMEDYIGGTYSKVPQKYFACSPLEFVSKKSPPTLVIHGSNDVLVSPEHSRRLNLKLQQNGIKHYWLKLPWATHGFDYNLNGPGGQLSTFAVATFLKTVCPQTP
- a CDS encoding NAD(P)/FAD-dependent oxidoreductase, coding for MEMNTGTISSSANGRRLGGKTAIIGTGIAGMGCAHFLHQQSDLTIYEQNDYVGGHTNTVTVDEDGKPVYIDTGFMVFNFKTYPNLCKLFDEIKAPVKKTDMSFSVQHVPSGLEYSGSSVNHLFAQRKNLFNLKYLKMLNQIGRFNKESIKILDDPKYANYSIGEYVKEFDFGEDMLWKYLVPMSSAVWSTPMEQMLDFPAVTLIRFFLNHGFLGLDTQHQWYTLEKGSRAYREILIKPFKDRISINRKAVKVERQATGKVVIHASDGTQETFDRVIIAAHGDQALQMLEAPTGAEERLLSKFKYQYNKAVLHTDTSIMPKAKLAWSSWNYRIQMQEGKLTPTTIYWMNRLQQVSDKKDYFVSINPHNGLDERKIIKELDYEHPLFDVPAINAQAELHRLNETGPVYFCGSYFKYGFHEDAFASAVELCVKLLADRMTF
- a CDS encoding SAM-dependent methyltransferase, which translates into the protein MAKAKPAHMWYDKLIEQNKVPDFLLRQGIRKLLQQRLDDENKGDVETQQAHLMALIDQLKASPIAVNTADANQQHYEVPTQFYQYCLGKNLKYSSGYWKPGVTDIDTSEDDMLGLTCQRAELANGQAVLELGCGWGSLSLYMAAKFPGSTFKVVSNSRTQKQHIDEQAKQRGIKNLTVITADMNTFSIDEQFDRVVSVEMFEHMRNYQLLMKKVASFLKPDGKLFIHIFTHKEYAYLFEVKDDTDWMSKYFFTGGIMPSDDLLFYFNDDLSVEKHWHVNGTHYGKTAEAWLKNMDAHKAEIMPLFETTYGHDQAVKWWVYWRIFYMACAELWNFNKGNEWIVSHYLFHKNAK